In the genome of Bacillota bacterium, the window TCATATTGAAAATATACCCACCAATTACAGCTGTAATAAAAATTACTCCTACAATAGCTGCTACTAATTTATTCTTAAATATACTGGCTAACATGCTCATCTCAGGGATAGCCATACCTGCACCGCCAATAATTAATGCAATTACAGCTCCCACGCTCATACCTTTTTGCATCAACGCTACTCCGATTGGTATAGCTGTTTCTGCACGAATATATAGTGGAATACCTATTATCGCTGCAATTGGAATAGCAAATGGATTATTAGGTCCAGCAAATTTTAGTACAAACTCTTGTGGCAGATAGCCGTAGATAACCGCCCCAATCCCAACGCCGATGAGCAAATATATTAAAACAGCCTTAAAATCCTCCCACGCTTTAATAAACGATAGTTTTAGCTTACCCATAAAAGCTTTAGGTACCTCCTCGGTTTCTTTATGTCCACCTCCTTTGATACGAACGTTTTTAACAAGTTTCAAACCTCCTGTTTTTTCCAAAACTATTCCAAAAAGTATAGAACCACCAAACACCACAATAAAATACACTATGGACACTTTCCATCCCATCAATGCTACCAACATCGTTAATATAATTGGATTTAGCAATGGAGATGAGATTACAAATGACATAACAGAACCAAACGTGATTCCGGCTTCTAAAAAGCCCAAGGTCAGTGGAATCGTGGAACAAGCACAGAAAGGTGTCAAAGCTCCAAAAAATGCTCCGATAAAATTACCCCAGATACCTTTACTGGACATCCAGTTTTTAATTTTTTCCTGTGGTATATACATGAGTACTAATGCTACAATTGTACTGATTCCGAGGAATAGTACAGTAAGTTCAACAGTTATTGTGAAAAAGTATTTAAGAGTAGTTGTTACTGAATTCAAGGAAATCATCTCCTTAAAGCACTCCAAAATTTTACATTATTTAGAACTATGTTCTTGTAATAATTCAACAAGCATTTTTAAAGCATTTTCAATATTATAGATCATTTCAGGTTTCATGTTTTTAAATACCTTTTCCAGATATTCTGTATTTTTCTTAATAACTTCTGTTAGTATGTTAATTCCTTTATTGGTAGCTCTAACACAGCAAACCCTTCCATCAATAGGAGAATGTTCCCGTATTACAT includes:
- a CDS encoding permease; translation: MNSVTTTLKYFFTITVELTVLFLGISTIVALVLMYIPQEKIKNWMSSKGIWGNFIGAFFGALTPFCACSTIPLTLGFLEAGITFGSVMSFVISSPLLNPIILTMLVALMGWKVSIVYFIVVFGGSILFGIVLEKTGGLKLVKNVRIKGGGHKETEEVPKAFMGKLKLSFIKAWEDFKAVLIYLLIGVGIGAVIYGYLPQEFVLKFAGPNNPFAIPIAAIIGIPLYIRAETAIPIGVALMQKGMSVGAVIALIIGGAGMAIPEMSMLASIFKNKLVAAIVGVIFITAVIGGYIFNMILGSYS